One Helianthus annuus cultivar XRQ/B chromosome 7, HanXRQr2.0-SUNRISE, whole genome shotgun sequence genomic region harbors:
- the LOC110909813 gene encoding caffeoyl-CoA O-methyltransferase: MAAATGETQPAKHQEVGHKSLLQSDALYQYILETSVYPREPQPMKELREVTAKHPWNLMTTSADEGQFLNLLLKLINAKNTMEIGVYTGYSLLSTALALPEDGKILALDINRENYEIGLPIIEKAGVAHKIDFREGPALPLLDQMVEDEKCHGSFDFIFVDADKDNYLNYHKRLIDLVKIGGVIGYDNTLWNGSLVAPPDAPLRKYVRYYRDFVLELNKALAVDPRVEICQLPVGDGITLCRRIS; the protein is encoded by the exons ATGGCAGCTGCTACTGGAGAAACTCAACCTGCCAAACACCAAGAAGTTGGCCACAAAAGCCTCCTTCAAAGTGATGCACTTTACCAATACATTCTTGAAACCAGCGTGTACCCCAGAGAACCACAACCCATGAAAGAGCTACGTGAGGTCACCGCTAAACACCCATG GAATCTTATGACCACATCTGCTGATGAAGGACAGTTTTTGAACTTGCTTCTTAAACTTATAAATGCTAAAAACACGATGGAGATTGGTGTGTATACCGGTTATTCCCTTCTTTCTACGGCCCTTGCTCTCCCAGAAGATGGGAAGATATTGGCTTTGGATATAAACCGTGAGAATTATGAAATCGGCCTTCCCATTATTGAGAAAGCCGGTGTTGCTCACAAGATTGACTTTAGAGAAGGTCCTGCTCTTCCTCTTCTTGACCAAATGGTCGAAGAT GAAAAATGCCATGGATCGTTTGACTTTATTTTTGTGGATGCGGATAAAGACAACTATCTTAACTATCATAAAAGGTTGATCGATCTAGTCAAAATTGGGGGAGTGATTGGGTACGATAACACCCTTTGGAACGGGTCTTTGGTGGCACCACCAGATGCTCCACTTAGAAAGTATGTTAGGTATTACAGAGATTTCGTGTTAGAGCTTAACAAAGCCTTAGCTGTGGACCCGAGAGTGGAGATTTGTCAACTTCCGGTGGGTGATGGAATCACTCTATGTCGCCGTATAAGCTAA
- the LOC118480228 gene encoding uncharacterized protein LOC118480228 encodes MGDKLESSAKQPAQTSLHPVYTVTDIQKKFLDHITTQPPAKDDPTYEQWMKIDAIVLQWIYGTLSEDYLLRVLEAESTALEAWERVKAIFLNNKDPRCAALQQKFINLKLSALPSLDVYCQTLRDLAAQLNDVGYPINEQSLVLQLVHGLPMEYDTIGSIINQSLPSWEEACNMLQSELERHAAREGNHVTPSEALAAVSSTPPPPRRDNTRRDSQHRAPGNRRNPSG; translated from the exons ATGGGTGACAAACTGGAATCATCCGCCAAGCAACCTGCTCAAACATCTCTCCACCCCGTTTACACGGTCACAGACATTCAGAAAAAG TTTTTGGATCACATCACTACACAACCACCTGCTAAAGATGACCCTACATACGAACAGTGGATGAAGATTGACGCTATTGTACTCCAGTGGATCTACGGTACCCTGTCAGAAGATTATCTCCTTCGTGTCCTCGAGGCCGAATCAACTGCTCTTGAAGCCTGGGAGCGGGTTAAGGCCATCTTCCTAAACAACAAAGACCCCAGATGCGCTGCACTCCAACAGAAATTTATCAATCTCAAACTCAGTGCTCTTCCATCTTTAGACGTCTACTGCCAGACACTCCGGGATCTGGCAGCCCAGTTGAATGATGTCGGCTATCCCATCAACGAACAAAGTCTGGTTTTGCAACTGGTCCATGGGTTACCCATGGAATATGACACAATTGGCTCTATTATTAATCAGTCTTTGCCATCTTGGGAAGAAGCCTGCAACATGCTCCAATCGGAACTCGAACGACACGCTGCTCGGGAAGGTAACCATGTCACTCCATCTGAGGCTTTGGCCGCCGTGTCATCCACACCGCCGCCTCCTCGCCGAGACAACACCCGCCGTGATAGCCAACACCGGGCGCCTGGAAACAGACGCAACCCTTCGGGATGA